In one Massilia endophytica genomic region, the following are encoded:
- the serC gene encoding 3-phosphoserine/phosphohydroxythreonine transaminase, with translation MTNIYNYSAGPAVLPKEVLQQAAAEMLDWHGSGMSVMEMSHRGPEFISIYREAEKDVRELLAVPENYRILFMQGGGLGHNAIIPMNMLGGRSAPTIDFIQTGSWSSKSINEAKRYANVNVAAKGVTSVPPQSEWKLTPGAAYLHICTNETIDGIEIDFVPTAQGDTPLVADMSSHILSRPVDVSKYGVIFGGAQKNIGPAGVTMVIVREDLIGKALPICPSAFDWKNVADNESMYNTPPTYGIYIAGLVFKWLKKQGGVAAMEQRNIEKAKLLYAALDADDFYQNRVAKEYRSRMNIPFYLRDESQNEAFLAGAKARGLLQLKGHKSVGGMRASIYNAMPIEGVQALVDYLNEFAGR, from the coding sequence GTGACGAACATCTACAACTACTCCGCCGGCCCGGCCGTACTGCCGAAGGAGGTGCTGCAGCAGGCTGCCGCTGAAATGCTGGACTGGCACGGCAGCGGGATGTCCGTCATGGAAATGAGCCATCGCGGGCCCGAGTTCATCTCGATCTACCGCGAAGCGGAGAAGGACGTGCGCGAGCTGCTGGCCGTGCCGGAGAACTACAGAATCCTGTTCATGCAGGGCGGTGGCCTGGGCCACAACGCCATCATCCCCATGAACATGCTGGGCGGCCGCTCGGCGCCCACCATCGACTTTATCCAGACCGGTTCCTGGTCCAGCAAGTCGATCAACGAGGCGAAGCGCTACGCGAACGTGAACGTGGCGGCAAAGGGCGTCACCAGCGTGCCGCCGCAGTCCGAATGGAAGCTCACGCCGGGCGCGGCCTACCTGCACATCTGCACCAACGAGACCATCGACGGCATCGAGATCGATTTCGTGCCCACGGCGCAGGGCGATACGCCGCTGGTGGCGGACATGTCTTCCCACATCCTGTCGCGTCCCGTGGACGTGTCGAAGTACGGCGTGATCTTCGGCGGCGCCCAGAAGAACATCGGCCCGGCGGGCGTGACGATGGTGATCGTGCGCGAAGACCTGATCGGCAAGGCGCTGCCCATCTGCCCCTCCGCCTTCGACTGGAAGAACGTGGCGGACAACGAATCCATGTACAACACGCCCCCCACCTACGGCATCTATATTGCCGGGCTGGTGTTCAAGTGGCTGAAGAAGCAGGGTGGCGTGGCGGCCATGGAACAGCGTAATATTGAGAAAGCGAAGCTGCTGTACGCGGCTTTGGATGCGGACGACTTCTACCAGAATCGGGTCGCCAAGGAGTATCGCTCGCGCATGAACATACCGTTCTACCTGCGCGACGAATCGCAGAATGAAGCATTCCTGGCCGGCGCCAAAGCGCGCGGGCTGCTGCAACTGAAGGGCCACAAGTCCGTCGGCGGTATGCGGGCATCGATCTATAACGCGATGCCGATCGAGGGCGTGCAAGCGCTGGTCGATTATCTGAACGAGTTTGCGGGCCGCTGA